Proteins co-encoded in one Thamnophis elegans isolate rThaEle1 chromosome 1, rThaEle1.pri, whole genome shotgun sequence genomic window:
- the DUS3L gene encoding tRNA-dihydrouridine(47) synthase [NAD(P)(+)]-like, with protein MEAAGVAPIRAQYHCTKEDFHAHLEKEEKPRKDPDGAKNDLQGAERGEPPVKLQKLELDGAREEKPAEVAVAGERTPEPPGRKRQRGQNKNRHCMKPAHYEKQRLCPSVVQERLEKCFYGSSCRFLHDLKEYMAAKPPDLGGRCLLFETFGRCIYGATCRFAGAHLGEGYKNLVNAELLKQWEGRLAVRNGLSKEIQRQLRKKKMTFARAGEYLRSLGKSHPARRPDTQAPPVAEMGISDCSASGGAKEPGTARLEAPNGSNPPTEGVGCASETTSPIPPAEPALARVGAVTDEDTVKLRPSEKPKLDLRGKLYLAPLTTCGNLPFRRVCKGYGADVTCGEMAVCTNLLQGQSSEWALLKRHETEDLFGVQLEGAFPDTMTKCAELLNQTVEVDFVDINVGCPIDLVYNKGGGCALMTRTNKFEQIIRGMNSVLDVPLTVKIRTGVQEKMNLAHKLIPHLREWGASLVTLHGRSREQRYTKMADWGYIAECVQVASPMPLFGNGDIFSFEDANRALQSGVSGVMIARGALIKPWIFTEIKEQRHWDISSRERLGILQDYTNYGLEHWGSDTQGVEKTRKFLLEWLSFLCRYIPVGLLERLPQRINERPPYYLGRDYLETLMASQNVDDWVKISEMLLGPVPANFSFLPKHKANSYK; from the exons ATGGAGGCGGCCGGAGTGGCCCCCATCCGAGCCCA ATACCACTGCACAAAAGAGGACTTCCATGCCCACCTTGAGAAGGAAGAGAAGCCGAGGAAAGATCCAGATGGAGCCAAGAATGATCTTCAGGGTGCTGAGCGAGGGGAGCCGCCTGTCAAGCTGCAGAAGCTGGAACTTGATGGGGCCCGGGAAGAGAAGCCTGCGGAAGTGGCCGTTGCCGGTGAGAGAACCCCAGAGCCTCCGGGACGGAAGAGACAGCGAGGGCAAAACAAGAACCGTCATTGCATGAAGCCAGCTCACTATGAGAAGCAGCGCTTGTGCCCCTCCGTGGTTCAG GAACGGCTGGAGAAATGCTTCTACGGCTCCAGCTGCCGCTTCCTGCACGACCTTAAGGAGTACATGGCCGCCAAGCCCCCAGACCTCGGGGGCCGCTGCCTGCTGTTCGAGACCTTCGGCCGGTGCATCTACGGGGCCACCTGCCGATTCGCGGGAGCCCACCTGGGAGAAGGCTACAAGAACCTGGTGAACGCCGAGCTCCTGAAGCAGTGGGAAGGGAGGCTGGCGGTGAGAAACGGCCTCAGCAAGGAGATCCAGCGACAGCTGCGCAAGAAGAAAATGACCTTCGCCAGAGCCGGCGAGTACCTCCGTTCCCTGGGCAAGAGCCACCCGGCCAGAAGGCCCGACACCCAGGCTCCACCGGTGGCGGAGATGGGGATCTCGGACTGCTCCGCTTCTGGAGGAGCAAAGGAGCCTGGAACGGCCAGGTTGGAGGCACCAAACGGTTCTAACCCACCAACAGAAGGAGTTGGTTGTGCTTCGGAAACCACGAGTCCAATTCCTCCAGCAGAACCGGCTCTGGCACGAGTGGGCGCGGTGACGGATGAAGACACGGTGAAACTGAGGCCGTCTGAGAAACCCAAG CTGGATCTGCGTGGCAAGCTCTACTTGGCCCCTCTGACCACG TGCGGCAACCTTCCCTTCCGTCGGGTGTGCAAAGGCTACGGGGCGGACGTCACCTGCGGAGAGATGGCGGTGTGCACCAACCTCCTTCAGGGACAGTCTTCTGAATGGGCGTTGCTGAAGCGCCACGAGACCGAGGATCTCTTTGGGGTTCAG CTGGAAGGAGCCTTCCCAGACACCATGACTAAATGCGCCGAACTCCTCAACCAAACCGTCGAGGTGGACTTCGTGGATATCAACGTGGGATGCCCAATTGACCTGGTCTATAACAAG ggCGGCGGATGTGCCCTGATGACCCGCACCAATAAGTTTGAGCAAATCATCCGCGGCATGAACTCC gTCCTGGATGTTCCCCTGACGGTTAAGATCAGGACGGGCGTGCAAGAGAAAATGAACCTGGCTCATAAACTGATCCCCCACCTCCGAGAATGGGGAGCCTCGTTGGTCACG CTCCACGGCCGGTCGAGAGAGCAGAGGTACACAAAGATGGCAGACTGGGGCTACATAGCGGAGTGTGTCCAAGTGGCCAGCCCCATGCCCCTCTTCG GAAACGGCGATATTTTTTCTTTCGAAGACGCTAACCGAGCCCTGCAGAGTGGAGTTTCAGGAGTCATGATTGCCCG GGGAGCCCTCATCAAACCCTGGATCTTCACCGAGATCAAAGAGCAGCGGCACTGGGACATCTCCTCCCGGGAAAGGCTGGGCATCCTCCAGGACTACACGAACTACGGCCTGGAACACTGGGGCTCAGACACCCAAGGCGTGGAGAAGACCAGGAAGTTCTTGCTGGAGTGGCTTTCCTTCCTCTGCAG ATACATCCCCGTCGGCTTGCTGGAGCGCCTGCCGCAGCGGATCAACGAAAGGCCCCCTTACTACCTGGGCCGGGACTACTTGGAGACCCTGATGGCTAGCCAAAACGTGGACGACTGGGTGAAGATCAG cGAGATGCTGCTGGGCCCCGTTCCTGCCAACTTCTCTTTCCTGCCAAAACACAAAGCGAATTCTTACAAATAG